A single region of the Thermodesulfatator indicus DSM 15286 genome encodes:
- a CDS encoding PEP/pyruvate-binding domain-containing protein, whose product MKQEFTSQALIANLKETAVKEFPIPEEHWVLLEAVSGYQGLEKQAFELIREINHPFRNVRLVITDLRAFILKNFRVLASKEKASEALMVSCDILFQILERESTEEILKQAAEAILAILDKIASIPAKDFKNFWSVFEYCFKCFKTLPPEKFVHFLRSYFSFKKLAKNVLNKGLSQEDLGILSDFLAYLFRFTYEYWLKEPDPAKWLAEEALETLGDLTKEYLSLVKPVSHESLKKFLARLDELESTDPQQKIKALLELPDYLDIIRFYKELPYKVETLSRSADPDDPFHNIKIIVLFRIVETPGTSPIHEEALRLINRELVHMIRREPAESLDDFVIRTFCLLRKNIRQYPWTALQCIKSMGLEILDRGDPRLAELFLEEVVKFGFQPPEIKGVDAEWHLICNPAHLLNIRTWLDIIVHHPKWCTTLLSALIINLQLAGTCIRDTDLFQKDVSKLLNSDIEPIYNLVKQFCRILPVYYNEIGAEGILRDVSTELDEIHHRKDKLIHFLRKQSHVESSNLIIDFIEAIISFWLTKDKTPIKPFVPPEVYESIPVEGPYIDPVHQIIKAFWEKAGIKKVKELLSLNDEKVQEILDQIEGLSFEKRRVFLLFKMYRLEVQKYGFDLYELKTYLEYLKNWGFERIDDLLEALEKGSREKKLEAILDYLEYLQGIILSPEKFKPREDIYFKRHIAANIPSMYGRYHEKKFDALGLTFRLEALGNALFEDLVADLEIPFITRSTFFKILKILRYFRRALHIEGISSKKFNTYLGLLEASLEVRRFTYTQYLDIFRGLLEGVRDITKVYYISPHRENLAIILRQFGRKHLLPKYLTGHENLSDEELFHRVSERFLRDLIAQSFALQALDNFVSRLYRTLLEQREKLSQEDLDLLMTYDPGRAICSLHKPNRLTQDLIHLGNKGYNLFLLSTLGLSVPSGFIITTEVFRCYRVIKRYKATYEDFLEQIHRALSQLEHQVGRKFGDPKNPLLISVRSGAAISMPGMMATVLNVGNNISIVEGLAQKTGNLWFAWDTYRRFLQSWAMAHGLERETFNRLMREHKSLYGVKKKREFTGEQMRELALKYRQVIKDKGIPIVEDPWEQLLISIELVFSSWNAEKARAYRHIMGISDYWGTAVCIQAMTFGNISLKAGTGVAFTAPPFGKLSRVALWGDYTPGNQGEDIVSGLVTTYPISIEQKKREGRTGEPSLEEAFPDIYRALFEIAQDLIYGKKWSHQEIEFTFEGPEADKLFILQSRDMVTKEERPRVNVFVVTEDLKKAFVGRGIGVSGGALSGRVVFTLEDIREFREENPRTPLILLRFDTVPDDIKEISAADGLLTARGGQTSHAAIVASRLGKTCVVGYENMVIYEDRGYARLDGHIVNKGDWISIDGVTGRIYLGRHKVREATSFPEMSAVF is encoded by the coding sequence ATGAAACAAGAATTTACTTCTCAAGCCCTTATTGCCAACCTTAAAGAAACAGCTGTCAAAGAATTCCCCATACCTGAAGAACATTGGGTACTTCTTGAAGCGGTTTCTGGCTATCAGGGGCTAGAGAAACAGGCTTTTGAGCTGATAAGAGAAATAAACCACCCTTTTAGAAATGTTCGTCTGGTAATAACCGACTTACGGGCTTTTATTCTAAAAAATTTTCGCGTATTGGCCTCAAAAGAAAAGGCTTCTGAAGCCTTAATGGTCTCGTGTGATATCCTTTTTCAAATCCTTGAAAGAGAGTCAACTGAAGAGATATTAAAGCAGGCAGCGGAAGCAATATTAGCTATACTTGATAAAATTGCTTCTATTCCAGCCAAAGACTTTAAAAATTTTTGGTCCGTATTTGAGTATTGTTTCAAATGTTTTAAAACTCTGCCTCCGGAAAAATTTGTCCACTTTCTTAGAAGCTATTTTTCTTTTAAGAAATTGGCCAAAAATGTTTTAAATAAAGGCCTTTCCCAGGAAGATTTAGGCATTCTTTCGGATTTTTTGGCCTATTTATTTCGTTTTACTTATGAATATTGGCTTAAAGAACCAGATCCCGCCAAGTGGCTGGCAGAGGAAGCTCTAGAAACTTTGGGAGACCTTACCAAAGAATATCTTTCTCTGGTTAAACCGGTTTCTCATGAGAGTTTAAAAAAATTTCTGGCCCGCCTTGATGAATTAGAAAGCACTGACCCTCAACAGAAGATAAAAGCCCTTCTGGAACTGCCCGATTATCTTGATATTATACGCTTTTACAAGGAATTGCCTTACAAAGTTGAAACCCTTTCTCGTTCTGCAGATCCTGATGACCCTTTTCACAATATAAAAATAATAGTCCTTTTCAGGATTGTTGAAACTCCTGGTACTTCTCCTATTCATGAAGAAGCACTGCGTTTGATAAATCGGGAACTGGTTCACATGATTAGGCGTGAGCCGGCTGAAAGCTTGGATGACTTTGTTATCCGTACCTTTTGTCTTCTCAGAAAAAATATCAGACAATATCCTTGGACGGCCCTTCAATGTATTAAAAGTATGGGGTTAGAAATTCTTGATAGAGGAGATCCTCGGCTTGCCGAACTTTTTTTAGAGGAAGTAGTAAAGTTTGGTTTTCAGCCGCCCGAAATAAAGGGGGTAGATGCAGAGTGGCACTTGATATGTAATCCGGCCCATCTGCTTAATATAAGGACCTGGCTTGATATCATTGTACATCACCCAAAGTGGTGTACTACTTTGCTTTCAGCCCTAATAATCAATTTGCAGCTGGCAGGCACCTGTATTCGGGATACAGACCTATTCCAAAAAGATGTTTCTAAGCTTCTTAACAGCGATATTGAGCCTATCTATAACCTAGTTAAACAGTTCTGCCGTATTCTTCCTGTGTATTACAATGAAATCGGAGCAGAGGGGATTCTTAGAGATGTTTCTACCGAGCTTGACGAAATACATCACCGCAAAGATAAGTTAATACATTTTCTGCGTAAACAAAGTCATGTGGAAAGTTCAAATCTCATAATTGATTTTATAGAAGCTATTATTTCTTTTTGGCTCACCAAAGACAAAACTCCTATAAAACCATTTGTCCCCCCCGAAGTTTATGAAAGTATCCCTGTGGAAGGGCCTTATATAGATCCCGTGCACCAAATAATTAAGGCTTTTTGGGAAAAGGCAGGAATTAAAAAAGTAAAAGAGCTACTTTCTTTAAATGATGAGAAAGTCCAGGAAATTTTAGACCAGATAGAAGGCCTTTCTTTCGAAAAACGGCGAGTCTTTTTGCTTTTCAAAATGTATCGTCTTGAAGTCCAGAAATATGGTTTTGATCTTTACGAACTTAAAACCTATCTCGAATATCTTAAAAATTGGGGGTTTGAGAGGATTGACGATCTTCTCGAAGCTTTAGAAAAAGGCAGCCGTGAGAAAAAACTTGAAGCCATTTTAGATTATCTGGAATATCTCCAGGGTATTATTCTTAGTCCTGAAAAATTTAAACCGAGAGAGGATATTTATTTTAAGCGTCATATTGCTGCCAATATTCCTTCCATGTATGGGCGCTACCATGAAAAGAAATTCGACGCTTTAGGACTTACTTTTAGACTTGAAGCCTTAGGTAATGCTCTTTTTGAAGACTTAGTAGCTGATCTTGAAATACCTTTTATTACCAGGTCAACGTTTTTCAAAATATTAAAAATTCTCAGGTATTTTAGACGAGCTCTCCATATAGAAGGAATAAGTTCTAAAAAATTCAATACTTACCTGGGGTTACTTGAGGCCTCTCTTGAGGTAAGACGTTTTACTTACACGCAATATTTAGATATTTTTCGGGGGCTCCTTGAAGGTGTTCGTGACATAACCAAAGTTTACTATATAAGTCCTCATCGAGAGAATTTGGCCATTATTTTGCGTCAGTTTGGTCGAAAACATCTTTTGCCCAAATACCTAACCGGCCATGAAAATCTATCTGATGAAGAACTGTTTCATCGAGTTTCGGAGAGATTTTTACGTGACTTGATAGCTCAATCATTTGCATTACAGGCCCTTGATAATTTTGTTTCTCGTCTTTATCGAACACTTCTTGAGCAGAGAGAAAAGCTTTCTCAAGAAGACTTAGACCTCTTGATGACCTATGATCCAGGAAGAGCCATTTGTTCCCTTCATAAACCCAATAGATTAACCCAAGACCTTATTCATCTAGGTAACAAGGGCTATAATCTCTTTTTGCTTTCTACTTTAGGACTATCTGTCCCGTCAGGATTTATAATTACTACCGAAGTTTTCCGCTGTTACCGGGTAATTAAGCGCTATAAGGCTACTTATGAAGACTTTTTAGAACAAATTCATCGTGCACTTTCACAGCTCGAACACCAGGTAGGGCGCAAGTTTGGAGACCCTAAGAATCCTTTATTAATTTCCGTTAGAAGCGGAGCTGCTATTTCTATGCCTGGTATGATGGCTACGGTTTTAAATGTGGGGAACAACATTTCTATCGTTGAGGGGCTTGCTCAAAAAACTGGCAATCTTTGGTTTGCCTGGGACACTTATAGACGTTTTTTACAGAGTTGGGCTATGGCCCACGGTCTTGAGCGAGAAACGTTCAACCGTCTTATGAGAGAACATAAGTCTTTGTATGGAGTTAAGAAAAAGCGCGAGTTCACTGGAGAACAAATGCGAGAACTCGCTTTAAAATATCGTCAAGTCATCAAAGATAAGGGGATTCCTATTGTAGAAGACCCTTGGGAGCAACTGCTTATTTCTATAGAATTGGTTTTTTCTTCCTGGAATGCTGAAAAAGCCAGGGCCTATCGTCATATTATGGGTATTTCTGACTATTGGGGCACAGCAGTTTGTATCCAGGCCATGACTTTTGGAAATATTTCTTTAAAAGCGGGTACTGGAGTAGCTTTTACGGCACCACCATTTGGTAAGCTTTCTCGCGTAGCTCTCTGGGGAGATTATACTCCTGGTAACCAAGGAGAAGATATAGTTTCTGGTTTGGTTACTACTTATCCCATTTCTATTGAACAAAAGAAGCGTGAAGGTCGAACCGGAGAACCTTCTCTTGAAGAAGCTTTTCCAGATATTTATCGAGCCCTTTTTGAGATCGCTCAGGACCTTATTTACGGCAAAAAATGGTCTCATCAAGAAATAGAATTTACCTTTGAAGGTCCTGAAGCCGACAAACTCTTCATCCTTCAGAGCAGAGACATGGTGACCAAAGAAGAGAGACCCCGTGTAAACGTCTTTGTAGTTACCGAAGACCTGAAAAAGGCTTTTGTTGGCAGAGGTATAGGGGTTTCTGGAGGGGCTCTTTCTGGACGCGTTGTTTTTACTCTGGAAGATATTCGGGAGTTTAGAGAGGAAAATCCCAGGACTCCTTTAATTTTATTGCGTTTTGATACTGTTCCAGATGACATAAAAGAAATAAGCGCGGCCGATGGTTTGCTTACTGCTAGAGGTGGGCAAACTTCTCATGCCGCTATTGTGGCTTCTCGCTTAGGAAAGACCTGCGTAGTAGGTTATGAAAACATGGTCATTTATGAAGACAGAGGTTACGCTCGTCTTGACGGCCATATAGTCAACAAGGGAGACTGGATAAGCATTGACGGTGTCACCGGACGTATTTATCTAGGGCGGCATAAAGTGCGTGAGGCCACCAGCTTCCCCGAAATGAGTGCTGTTTTTTAA
- a CDS encoding type I glyceraldehyde-3-phosphate dehydrogenase yields MKLGINGLGRIGKLTLWHHVARKSFKEIVVNLGRQAGTSLQDVANYIEKDSTYGWLPVYLHGYRSGRVIENLNEAEGTMTVDGVPVRILREHRNPADIGWKKYDVRLVIDSTGRFRDPTTDPEASGGALRGHLAAGAEKVILSAPFKIKDKELGMPEDAVTVVYGINEGDFLPEKHQVISAASCTTTCLAYMIKPLLDYFGADRILSASMVTVHAATSSQAVLDRVPKAGATDLRKIRSIFNNIILTTTGAAKALSLVIPEMKKIGFIAESVRVPTSTGSLIILVINIQEESLENRVTRNVINKIYEEAAKGPYHPYLMFTMEQNVSADIIGYPKAAAIIEGEETHTRTGLVKVDLTKACGPDGQKIEGLTCAQIEIPVTQAVIYGWYDNELGSYTYMLGELTLHIAQQIL; encoded by the coding sequence ATGAAATTGGGCATAAATGGTTTAGGCCGTATTGGCAAGTTAACCTTATGGCATCATGTAGCTAGAAAATCTTTCAAGGAAATAGTGGTCAACCTGGGCCGCCAGGCCGGCACATCTTTACAGGACGTAGCTAATTATATTGAAAAAGATTCTACTTACGGTTGGCTACCGGTTTATCTACACGGATATCGCTCAGGTCGTGTGATAGAAAACCTTAACGAAGCCGAAGGCACTATGACTGTTGACGGTGTGCCGGTAAGGATTTTGCGAGAGCATCGCAATCCCGCTGATATTGGCTGGAAGAAATACGACGTGCGCCTGGTAATTGATTCAACCGGGCGTTTCCGAGATCCTACCACTGATCCTGAAGCCTCTGGCGGGGCCCTGAGGGGGCATCTGGCGGCAGGTGCTGAAAAGGTCATACTTTCTGCTCCTTTTAAAATAAAGGACAAAGAACTCGGTATGCCAGAAGATGCTGTAACAGTGGTTTATGGCATAAACGAAGGAGATTTTTTACCGGAAAAACATCAGGTTATTAGTGCCGCTTCTTGTACCACTACTTGTCTGGCCTACATGATAAAACCTTTACTAGATTATTTTGGGGCAGATAGAATCCTTTCTGCATCAATGGTTACAGTGCATGCGGCTACTTCTTCTCAAGCAGTTCTTGACCGGGTTCCCAAAGCCGGAGCAACAGATCTTCGCAAAATAAGAAGTATTTTCAACAATATTATTTTGACTACTACAGGAGCAGCTAAAGCCCTTTCTCTGGTTATCCCTGAAATGAAAAAGATCGGCTTTATTGCCGAAAGTGTAAGGGTACCAACCAGTACGGGTAGTTTGATTATCTTGGTTATAAACATTCAAGAAGAAAGTCTTGAAAATCGAGTTACCAGAAATGTAATTAACAAAATTTACGAAGAGGCCGCCAAAGGGCCTTATCATCCTTATTTGATGTTTACTATGGAACAGAATGTTTCGGCTGACATTATTGGCTACCCTAAAGCAGCAGCTATCATTGAAGGAGAAGAAACTCATACCAGAACCGGCCTGGTAAAAGTAGACTTAACCAAAGCATGCGGGCCAGATGGTCAAAAAATTGAGGGCCTAACATGTGCTCAGATAGAAATTCCTGTTACCCAGGCGGTTATCTACGGATGGTATGATAACGAACTGGGCTCCTATACATATATGCTGGGAGAATTGACCCTCCACATAGCCCAACAAATACTTTAG
- a CDS encoding phosphoglycerate kinase, with protein MKTIEQLSISEKRVFIRVDYNVPLENGQVADDTRLRATLATLKYALSKKAKIILASHLGRPKGKRVLELSLAPVAKKLSELLGQEVKFAPDCIGEEVERMVFSLAPGEILLLENLRFYEGETKNDPEFAKALAKLAEVYVNDAFAVCHRAHASVVGVPSYVSECGAGFLLAREIKYLSALLEKPKKPVALVIGGAKVSTKVGVLMNLLPRLDKLIVGGAMANTFLVADGHTVGTSFYEEEFVEEAKKILTTAQEQGVKVYLPVDLVVADDKEATEAENVSIFEVPADKAAFDIGKETRKLFAEALAGVATIVWNGPLGLFENELFAKGTIKVARKSAAQNAITMAGGGDTLRALKMAGVARAFSYLSTGGGAFLEFLEGKKLPGIEVLEKKS; from the coding sequence ATGAAAACCATAGAACAATTGTCTATTTCCGAAAAAAGAGTCTTTATAAGGGTCGATTATAACGTTCCTTTAGAGAATGGGCAGGTAGCTGATGATACTCGTTTAAGAGCCACTTTAGCTACTTTAAAATATGCCCTTTCTAAAAAGGCCAAAATTATTTTGGCCTCTCACCTGGGACGGCCCAAGGGCAAAAGGGTACTGGAACTTTCTCTGGCACCAGTGGCCAAAAAGCTTAGCGAGTTACTAGGCCAGGAGGTAAAGTTTGCCCCTGATTGTATTGGTGAAGAAGTAGAAAGAATGGTTTTTTCTCTAGCGCCAGGGGAGATCTTGTTGCTTGAAAATTTGCGGTTCTATGAGGGAGAAACAAAGAACGACCCTGAATTTGCCAAAGCCCTGGCCAAGCTTGCGGAAGTTTATGTTAACGATGCCTTTGCTGTTTGTCATCGAGCCCATGCTTCTGTGGTAGGTGTACCTTCTTATGTAAGTGAATGCGGAGCGGGTTTTTTACTGGCGCGAGAGATTAAATATCTTTCTGCTCTTCTTGAAAAGCCTAAAAAGCCAGTTGCTCTAGTAATCGGAGGGGCCAAAGTTTCTACCAAGGTCGGGGTTTTAATGAATCTTTTGCCCAGGTTGGACAAATTGATTGTAGGCGGGGCTATGGCCAATACTTTTTTGGTGGCTGATGGGCATACAGTTGGAACTTCTTTTTATGAAGAAGAATTTGTAGAAGAAGCCAAAAAGATTCTCACTACTGCTCAGGAGCAGGGGGTAAAGGTTTATTTGCCTGTTGATCTAGTAGTAGCTGATGATAAAGAGGCTACTGAAGCGGAAAACGTGAGTATTTTTGAGGTGCCTGCGGATAAGGCTGCTTTTGACATAGGAAAAGAAACAAGAAAACTATTTGCCGAAGCCTTAGCTGGAGTAGCCACTATTGTATGGAATGGGCCACTTGGACTTTTTGAAAATGAGCTCTTTGCTAAAGGTACGATAAAAGTGGCCCGCAAGTCTGCGGCGCAAAACGCTATAACTATGGCTGGCGGTGGTGACACCTTAAGGGCCTTAAAAATGGCTGGCGTGGCCAGGGCTTTTTCTTATCTTTCTACAGGAGGAGGAGCCTTTTTAGAATTTTTAGAGGGCAAAAAGCTTCCAGGAATTGAAGTTCTCGAGAAAAAATCTTAG
- the tpiA gene encoding triose-phosphate isomerase: MKRRPLIAGNWKMHKTVPETLAYIEAFKSLVAGVEDRDIMLAPPFTSLDAAERALEGTNIYLGAQNCHWADEGAFTGEISPKMLADIGVTYVIIGHSERRHIFGETDKVIRQKIEAVLKYDLIPILCIGETLEEREAGKTLKVLETQLKEGLKGFSVADLKSLVVAYEPVWAIGTGKTATPEQAEEAHAFVRKILAEMFNQEFADNLRILYGGSVKPENVVGLMARPDIDGALVGGASLKPDVFAKIVCFGRME, encoded by the coding sequence ATGAAACGCAGACCACTCATTGCGGGAAACTGGAAAATGCATAAAACCGTGCCAGAGACGTTGGCTTATATTGAAGCCTTTAAATCTTTGGTGGCTGGGGTAGAAGATAGAGATATAATGCTTGCGCCACCTTTCACCTCTCTTGATGCGGCTGAACGGGCCTTAGAAGGTACAAATATTTATCTTGGGGCCCAAAACTGCCACTGGGCTGATGAAGGGGCGTTTACTGGTGAAATCTCACCTAAAATGCTTGCCGATATAGGCGTAACATATGTGATTATAGGTCATTCTGAACGCCGTCATATTTTTGGCGAAACCGATAAAGTTATTCGTCAAAAGATAGAAGCGGTATTGAAATATGACCTTATTCCGATTTTGTGTATCGGAGAGACTTTAGAAGAAAGGGAAGCGGGAAAAACCCTAAAAGTCCTTGAAACCCAGCTCAAAGAAGGGCTTAAAGGCTTTTCAGTGGCGGACTTAAAGTCTTTGGTAGTGGCTTACGAGCCTGTGTGGGCTATAGGGACAGGCAAAACCGCAACTCCTGAACAGGCCGAAGAGGCCCATGCCTTTGTCAGAAAGATTTTGGCAGAAATGTTTAATCAGGAATTTGCTGATAATTTAAGAATTCTTTACGGGGGTAGCGTAAAGCCAGAAAATGTTGTAGGACTTATGGCACGTCCGGATATAGATGGGGCTTTAGTTGGAGGGGCCTCTCTTAAGCCAGACGTTTTTGCTAAGATAGTTTGTTTCGGGAGGATGGAATAA
- the secG gene encoding preprotein translocase subunit SecG — MFTVLVVVHIIVCIFLVGVVLVNVSKGSEVGAVFTGSQAIFGGAGPGTFLNKVTTVLAILFFCTSLSLTYISTKRTTTIMEKVPQINIPAPESAPTPKLPENSNKIPVPQNHSTSK; from the coding sequence ATGTTTACGGTTTTAGTAGTTGTTCACATAATTGTATGTATTTTCTTGGTAGGCGTAGTTTTAGTAAATGTTAGCAAAGGTTCAGAGGTAGGGGCAGTTTTTACGGGAAGCCAGGCTATTTTTGGGGGAGCTGGCCCTGGCACTTTTTTGAATAAAGTGACCACAGTACTAGCTATTCTATTTTTCTGTACTTCTCTTTCTTTGACTTATATTTCCACTAAGCGCACCACAACTATCATGGAAAAGGTGCCTCAGATAAATATTCCTGCTCCAGAAAGCGCGCCAACTCCTAAATTGCCAGAAAATTCTAATAAGATTCCTGTCCCTCAAAATCATTCTACGTCAAAGTAA
- the hemA gene encoding glutamyl-tRNA reductase codes for MSGNSTKDHIIIIGLNHRTAPVEIREKLAFAKKEVDPLNLFLQVPVIREVLFLSTCNRVEIILVTRNPEAAPSMIKEVWGKANHVEVNLFDQHLYYFYNQEAVRHIFKVASGLDSLVLGEPQILGQLKDAYRQAAERRATGVILNRLLHKTFSVAKRIRSETGIGSHAVSVSYAAVELAKKIFGELRGKQAMLIGAGEMAELAAQHLLSHGVENLVVANRTLSRAIELAKHFKGEAISLDELEDYLLKVDIVISSTGAPHYIIDKNQVKKLMRPRKMRPLFFIDIAVPRDIDPAVNDIENVFVYDIDDLKTVIEENLAFRRKEAIKAERIIEEEVIKFTNWLEQLEIYPTIVALRQKAEEIRKKELEKTLSHLKTKLSDEDREAIEILTKSLVNKLLHDPIIYLKNRYHKDGQLVVDFTRKIFNLDGDRPLEIKHPPVYLPENEKEKSKKH; via the coding sequence ATGTCAGGTAACAGCACTAAAGATCATATAATCATTATTGGCCTTAATCATCGCACTGCACCGGTAGAAATTAGAGAAAAACTGGCCTTTGCCAAAAAAGAAGTTGACCCTTTAAACCTGTTTTTACAAGTTCCTGTTATTAGAGAAGTTCTTTTTCTTTCTACTTGCAATCGGGTAGAAATTATCCTGGTTACTAGAAACCCTGAGGCTGCACCTTCTATGATTAAAGAGGTCTGGGGTAAAGCCAACCACGTAGAAGTAAACCTGTTTGACCAACATCTTTACTATTTCTATAACCAGGAGGCAGTAAGACATATTTTTAAAGTAGCTTCAGGGCTTGATTCCCTGGTTCTTGGCGAACCTCAGATTCTTGGCCAATTAAAAGACGCTTACCGCCAGGCCGCTGAACGGCGAGCTACCGGAGTAATCCTTAACCGCCTTCTTCATAAAACCTTCTCTGTGGCCAAAAGAATTCGTTCTGAAACGGGTATAGGGAGCCATGCCGTTTCTGTAAGTTACGCAGCTGTTGAACTGGCTAAAAAGATATTTGGCGAGCTAAGAGGCAAGCAAGCCATGCTCATAGGGGCTGGAGAGATGGCTGAGCTAGCCGCCCAACACTTACTATCTCACGGAGTAGAAAATCTAGTAGTGGCCAACCGAACCCTTTCTCGAGCTATAGAGCTGGCTAAACACTTTAAAGGAGAAGCTATAAGCCTTGATGAACTAGAAGATTATCTCCTCAAAGTTGACATTGTCATTTCTTCCACCGGAGCTCCCCATTATATTATCGATAAAAACCAGGTTAAAAAACTTATGCGGCCACGTAAAATGCGACCGCTATTTTTTATTGATATCGCTGTCCCAAGAGATATAGACCCAGCGGTAAATGATATTGAAAACGTCTTTGTTTATGATATCGACGATCTAAAAACCGTTATCGAGGAAAACTTAGCCTTTCGTCGTAAAGAAGCTATCAAAGCCGAACGCATTATTGAAGAAGAGGTAATTAAATTTACTAACTGGCTTGAACAATTGGAAATTTATCCTACCATCGTTGCCCTTCGCCAAAAAGCTGAAGAGATCAGAAAAAAAGAACTGGAAAAAACGCTTTCTCATCTAAAAACAAAACTTTCAGATGAGGACCGAGAAGCTATTGAGATTTTGACAAAATCATTGGTGAATAAACTTTTACATGATCCAATTATTTATTTAAAAAACCGCTATCATAAAGACGGCCAACTGGTAGTGGATTTTACCCGCAAAATATTTAATCTTGATGGAGACCGGCCTTTAGAGATTAAACACCCTCCCGTTTATCTTCCTGAAAACGAAAAAGAAAAATCCAAGAAACACTAA
- the ccsB gene encoding c-type cytochrome biogenesis protein CcsB, whose product MNILFFKLALIIYAISTVGFFIYAYTQKNEAAKGALYTLILGFTFHTLSIILRWFESGHPPITSLFEATSFTSWGVVLAYLVVIRKIKQAKILGAMVTPIATLLMLYSSLCPKEILPLPPVLKSLWLPIHAAISIISYGFFILAAASGVLYLIQERQIKKKKLGGWFKRLPSLDTLDRVNELSLKIGFPLLTIGIITGAAWAEKAWGDYWSWDPKETWSLIMWLIYAALIHERLVVGWRGRKSAWLSIIGFGAWLISFFVINLYISGHHSYVR is encoded by the coding sequence ATGAATATCCTTTTTTTTAAGCTAGCCCTAATTATTTACGCGATTTCTACGGTGGGTTTTTTTATTTATGCTTACACCCAAAAGAATGAAGCTGCTAAAGGGGCTTTATATACTCTTATTCTTGGTTTTACCTTTCATACCCTGAGTATTATTCTTCGCTGGTTTGAATCTGGCCATCCCCCTATTACCAGCTTATTTGAAGCCACTTCTTTTACTAGTTGGGGGGTTGTTCTCGCCTATCTTGTAGTGATAAGAAAAATCAAACAGGCCAAAATTTTAGGGGCTATGGTTACCCCTATTGCCACCTTACTAATGCTTTACTCTTCTTTGTGCCCTAAAGAAATCTTGCCGTTACCACCGGTCTTGAAAAGTTTATGGCTCCCTATACATGCGGCTATTTCTATAATTTCTTACGGTTTTTTTATCTTAGCCGCAGCCAGTGGTGTTCTCTACCTGATTCAAGAACGCCAAATAAAAAAGAAAAAGCTAGGAGGCTGGTTTAAACGTCTCCCTTCCCTTGATACCCTTGACCGTGTAAATGAGTTATCACTTAAAATCGGCTTCCCTTTACTAACCATAGGGATAATAACTGGAGCAGCCTGGGCAGAGAAGGCCTGGGGAGATTACTGGAGCTGGGACCCTAAAGAAACCTGGTCCCTTATTATGTGGCTCATTTACGCCGCTCTTATACACGAAAGGTTGGTAGTAGGCTGGCGCGGGCGAAAATCTGCTTGGCTTTCCATAATTGGATTCGGGGCCTGGCTAATTTCTTTTTTCGTGATAAATCTTTATATATCTGGGCATCATTCTTATGTCAGGTAA